In Xanthomonas theicola, a single genomic region encodes these proteins:
- a CDS encoding GH92 family glycosyl hydrolase, whose product MATRRGFLQGAIALALFGSSGIARLAHARAGSYALPADARAKAELTRHVDVFIGTGGHGHTFPGATLPFGMVQLSPDTYNAVWDSCSGYHESDGSIMGFSHTHLSGTGVGDMLDFLVVPATGDVKLVPGTLEDPDAGYRSRYDHADEAASPGYYRVRLKDSGVHAELTATARAGLHRYHFPKGKPAHLLLDLCHGMQDKPEIATRVSDAQLRIVDARTLTGGRRVYQWAPGRYLYFAMRLSRPFAKAQLYSEDQPLATGARQADGTHLKVALHYPDAADAPLLVKVGISAVSAENALANLDVELPDFDFARVHAAAVAAWEKELARVRIDSDDDAQQRIFYTGLYHSLLAPTLFSDTDGRYRGMDLQVHQAPAGYHNYSTYSLWDTYRALHPLLTLMQPERVPDLVQCLVRGANECPDGVGIWPLQGVETGCMIGYHSAVVLAEAHAKGFTGVDYAAAWPAYRKRAMDDTTHGLDEYRKRGYIPSDSVDEAVSRTLEYAYDDWAVAHLAQAAGATKDASALRERSRNYRNVFNRKSGFVQPRLSNGDWAAPFDPRAMGHLTKWRDFTESNAWQATFLNQHDLYGYMELFGGRDGFVAKLDELFSTSSELPADAPPDIDGMVGQYAHGNEPSHHVAYLFAYAGQPYKTQAMVRRLLREQYHDARNGLSGNEDCGQMSAWFVLSALGFYAVDPVSATYVLGSPLFKRADVDVGNGRTLSVVAHGNSAANVYIQRARWNGKPYTRSWLRHADLAAGGTLELEMGPAPNPAFGAAQEDLPPSFV is encoded by the coding sequence ATGGCCACACGACGCGGTTTCCTGCAGGGCGCCATCGCCCTGGCCCTGTTCGGCAGCAGCGGCATCGCCCGCCTGGCGCACGCCCGCGCCGGCAGCTACGCGCTGCCCGCCGACGCGCGCGCCAAGGCCGAGCTCACCCGCCACGTCGACGTGTTCATCGGCACCGGCGGCCACGGCCACACCTTCCCCGGCGCCACGCTGCCGTTCGGCATGGTGCAGCTGAGCCCGGACACCTACAACGCGGTGTGGGATTCGTGCTCGGGCTACCACGAGTCCGACGGCTCGATCATGGGCTTCTCGCACACCCACCTGTCCGGCACCGGCGTCGGCGACATGCTCGATTTCCTGGTCGTGCCCGCCACCGGCGACGTGAAGCTGGTCCCCGGCACGCTGGAAGATCCGGACGCCGGCTACCGCTCGCGCTACGACCACGCCGACGAAGCCGCCTCGCCCGGCTATTACCGCGTGCGCCTGAAGGACAGCGGCGTGCACGCCGAGCTGACCGCCACCGCGCGCGCCGGCCTGCACCGCTACCACTTCCCCAAGGGCAAGCCGGCGCACCTGCTGCTGGACCTGTGCCACGGCATGCAGGACAAGCCGGAGATCGCGACCCGGGTCAGCGACGCGCAACTGCGCATCGTCGATGCGCGCACCCTGACCGGCGGGCGCCGCGTGTACCAGTGGGCGCCGGGCCGCTACCTCTACTTCGCCATGCGCCTGTCGCGCCCGTTCGCCAAGGCCCAGCTCTACTCCGAAGACCAACCGCTGGCCACCGGCGCGCGCCAGGCCGACGGCACCCACCTGAAGGTGGCGCTGCACTACCCCGACGCGGCCGACGCGCCGCTGCTGGTCAAGGTCGGCATCTCCGCGGTCAGCGCCGAGAACGCCCTGGCCAACCTCGACGTCGAACTGCCCGACTTCGATTTCGCGCGCGTGCACGCCGCCGCCGTGGCCGCGTGGGAGAAGGAACTGGCGCGGGTGCGCATCGACAGCGACGACGACGCGCAGCAGCGCATCTTCTACACCGGCCTGTACCACAGTCTGCTCGCGCCCACCCTGTTCAGCGACACCGACGGCCGCTACCGCGGCATGGACCTGCAGGTGCACCAGGCGCCCGCCGGCTATCACAACTACAGCACCTACTCGCTGTGGGACACCTACCGCGCCCTGCACCCCTTGCTGACCCTGATGCAGCCCGAACGCGTGCCCGACCTGGTGCAGTGTTTGGTGCGCGGCGCCAACGAATGCCCGGACGGCGTCGGCATCTGGCCGCTGCAAGGCGTGGAGACCGGCTGCATGATCGGCTACCACTCCGCCGTGGTGCTGGCCGAAGCGCACGCCAAGGGCTTCACCGGCGTCGACTACGCCGCCGCCTGGCCGGCCTACCGCAAGCGCGCGATGGACGACACCACGCACGGCCTGGACGAGTACCGCAAGCGCGGCTACATCCCCAGCGACAGCGTCGACGAAGCGGTCAGCCGCACCCTCGAATACGCCTACGACGACTGGGCGGTGGCGCACCTGGCGCAGGCCGCAGGCGCCACCAAGGACGCGAGCGCCCTGCGCGAGCGCTCGCGCAACTACCGCAACGTGTTCAACCGCAAGAGTGGCTTCGTGCAGCCGCGGCTGAGCAACGGCGACTGGGCCGCGCCATTCGATCCACGCGCCATGGGCCACCTGACCAAGTGGCGCGACTTCACCGAATCCAACGCCTGGCAGGCCACCTTCCTCAACCAGCACGACCTGTACGGCTACATGGAATTGTTCGGCGGCCGCGACGGCTTCGTCGCCAAGCTCGACGAACTGTTCTCCACCAGCTCCGAACTGCCGGCCGACGCGCCACCGGACATCGACGGCATGGTCGGCCAATACGCGCACGGCAACGAACCCAGCCACCACGTGGCCTACCTGTTCGCCTATGCCGGGCAGCCGTACAAGACCCAGGCGATGGTGCGGCGGCTGCTGCGCGAGCAATACCACGACGCGCGCAATGGCCTCTCGGGCAACGAGGACTGCGGGCAGATGAGCGCCTGGTTCGTGCTCAGCGCCCTGGGCTTCTACGCCGTGGACCCGGTCAGCGCCACCTACGTGCTCGGCAGCCCGCTGTTCAAGCGCGCCGACGTCGATGTCGGCAACGGCCGCACCCTCAGCGTCGTCGCCCACGGCAACAGCGCCGCCAACGTCTACATCCAGCGCGCCCGCTGGAACGGCAAGCCCTACACCCGCAGCTGGCTGCGCCACGCCGACCTCGCCGCCGGCGGCACCCTGGAACTGGAGATGGGCCCGGCGCCCAACCCCGCGTTCGGCGCGGCCCAGGAGGACCTACCGCCGTCGTTCGTTTGA
- a CDS encoding glycoside hydrolase family 35 protein yields MQRKTFAALALALAFALPTTAVQAADANAWPAFATQGEHFTRDGTPYQIISGAIHFQRIPRAYWKDRLQKARAMGLNTVETYVFWNLVEPRPGQFDFTGNNDVAAFIDAAAAQGLNVILRPGPYVCAEWDAGGYPAWLFAEPGMRVRSQDPRFLAASQAYLDAVAAQVKPQLNRNGGPIIAVQVENEYGSYDDDHAYMQANRAMFVKAGLDQALLFTSDGADMLASGTLPDTLAVVNFAPGEARGAFEALSKFRPGQPQMVGEYWAGWFDQWGAKHAATDAGKQAGEFEWILRQGHSANLYMFVGGTSFGFMNGANFQKNPSDHYAPQTTSYDYDAVLDEAGRPTPKFVLFRDAIARVSGVQPPALPAPIRFAELPATPLRESASLWDNLPAAAATTDSPQPMERYGQAYGYILYRTTVSGPRKGSLYLGQVRDYARVYLDRTLAGSAERRLQQVAVDVDIPAGTHTLDVLVENSGRINYGAHLADGRAGLVDPVLLDGKPLTGWQTFPLPMDDANKIQGWTTAQVDGPAFHRGTIKIGTPTDTFLDMRAFGKGFAWANGHNLGRHWNIGPQRALYFPAPWQRKGGNSVIVFDLDSAPAASVRGAKAQVWSTPGG; encoded by the coding sequence ATGCAACGCAAGACCTTTGCTGCCCTCGCCCTCGCCCTGGCGTTCGCCCTGCCCACCACCGCCGTGCAGGCCGCCGATGCCAACGCATGGCCCGCCTTCGCCACCCAGGGCGAGCACTTCACCCGCGACGGCACGCCGTACCAGATCATCTCCGGCGCGATCCATTTCCAACGCATCCCGCGCGCCTACTGGAAGGACCGCCTGCAGAAGGCGCGGGCCATGGGCCTGAACACGGTGGAGACCTATGTGTTCTGGAACCTGGTCGAACCGCGTCCCGGCCAGTTCGACTTCACCGGCAACAACGACGTGGCCGCCTTCATCGACGCAGCCGCCGCACAGGGCCTGAACGTGATCCTGCGCCCCGGCCCCTACGTCTGCGCCGAATGGGACGCCGGCGGCTACCCGGCCTGGCTGTTCGCCGAACCGGGCATGCGCGTGCGCAGCCAGGACCCGCGCTTCCTCGCCGCCAGCCAGGCCTACCTCGACGCGGTCGCCGCCCAGGTCAAGCCGCAGCTCAACCGCAACGGCGGCCCCATCATCGCCGTGCAGGTCGAGAACGAATACGGCTCCTACGACGACGACCACGCCTACATGCAGGCCAACCGCGCCATGTTCGTCAAGGCCGGCCTCGACCAGGCATTGCTGTTCACCTCCGATGGCGCCGACATGCTGGCCAGCGGCACCCTGCCTGACACCCTGGCGGTGGTGAACTTCGCGCCGGGCGAAGCACGCGGCGCTTTCGAGGCCCTGTCCAAGTTCCGTCCCGGCCAGCCGCAGATGGTGGGCGAGTACTGGGCCGGCTGGTTCGACCAATGGGGCGCCAAGCACGCTGCCACCGACGCCGGCAAACAGGCTGGCGAATTCGAATGGATCCTGCGCCAGGGCCATTCCGCCAACCTCTACATGTTCGTCGGCGGCACCAGCTTCGGCTTCATGAACGGCGCCAACTTCCAGAAGAATCCCAGCGACCACTACGCCCCGCAGACCACCAGCTACGACTACGACGCCGTGCTGGACGAAGCCGGCCGGCCCACGCCCAAGTTCGTCCTGTTCCGCGACGCCATCGCCCGCGTCAGCGGTGTGCAGCCGCCCGCGCTGCCGGCGCCGATCCGCTTCGCCGAGTTGCCGGCCACCCCACTGCGCGAATCGGCCTCGCTGTGGGACAACCTGCCCGCCGCGGCCGCCACCACCGACAGCCCGCAGCCGATGGAGCGCTACGGCCAGGCCTACGGCTACATCCTCTACCGCACCACCGTCAGCGGCCCGCGCAAGGGCAGCCTGTACCTGGGCCAGGTGCGCGACTACGCCCGCGTCTATCTCGACCGCACGCTGGCCGGCAGCGCCGAGCGCCGCCTGCAGCAAGTCGCCGTGGACGTGGACATCCCCGCCGGCACCCACACCCTGGACGTGCTGGTGGAGAACAGCGGCCGCATCAACTACGGCGCCCACCTGGCCGACGGCCGCGCCGGCCTGGTCGATCCGGTGCTGCTCGACGGCAAGCCGCTGACCGGCTGGCAGACCTTCCCGCTGCCGATGGACGACGCGAACAAGATCCAGGGTTGGACCACCGCCCAAGTGGATGGCCCCGCGTTCCACCGCGGCACCATCAAGATCGGCACGCCCACCGACACCTTCCTGGACATGCGCGCCTTCGGCAAAGGCTTCGCCTGGGCCAACGGCCACAACCTGGGCCGCCACTGGAACATCGGCCCGCAGCGCGCGCTGTACTTCCCGGCGC
- a CDS encoding glycoside hydrolase family 125 protein: protein MLPCSDSARPASRVPRPGLTRRDVLHLLGTTVGAGLLASAVPGFAAASGAPATALPSKRPPPAQRRFASAAVEQHLRTVKAGIGDPRLAWLFENCYPNTLDTTVQTGTRNGKPDTFVITGDIEALWLRDSSAQVHPYVPLAKRDPALRRMFHGLIQRQAACIRLDPYANAFLPDGKRQRLKWSVADITEMKPGVGERKWEVDSLCYPIRLAHEYWRASGDTAPFDDDWRAAMHVVVRTFREQQRLHDRGPYSFQRPSPLATETLVLEGYGQPTRPNGMIHSMFRPSDDACVYPLFVPANLFAVTSLRQLATMSQTLHRDAAFAAECRALADEVETATRRFGQMRDADGQAFWAYEVDGYGNQLFIDDANAPGLLSLAYLGCCDRRDPLFLRTRQLAWSARNPYFYQGRAATGVGSPHSGMGTIWPMSIMQYALASDDDAQIRQCLAWLKNTDAGSGFMHEAFDKDDPNTFTRDWFAWANTLFGELIIDLHQRKPHLLRG from the coding sequence ATGCTTCCATGCAGTGACTCGGCGCGTCCCGCGTCCCGCGTCCCGCGTCCCGGCCTCACCCGCCGCGACGTCCTCCACCTGCTCGGCACCACTGTCGGCGCCGGCCTGCTCGCCAGCGCCGTGCCAGGCTTCGCCGCCGCATCCGGCGCACCGGCAACGGCGCTGCCCAGCAAGCGTCCGCCGCCGGCGCAGCGGCGCTTCGCCAGCGCCGCGGTGGAGCAGCACCTGCGCACGGTCAAGGCCGGCATCGGCGACCCGCGTCTGGCCTGGCTGTTCGAGAACTGCTATCCCAACACGCTCGACACCACGGTGCAGACCGGCACCCGCAACGGCAAGCCGGACACCTTCGTCATCACCGGCGACATCGAGGCGCTGTGGCTGCGCGATTCCTCGGCGCAGGTGCATCCGTACGTCCCGCTGGCCAAGCGCGACCCGGCGCTGCGGCGCATGTTCCATGGCCTGATCCAGCGCCAGGCCGCCTGCATCCGGCTCGACCCCTATGCCAATGCGTTCCTGCCCGATGGCAAGCGCCAGCGCCTGAAGTGGTCGGTGGCCGACATCACCGAGATGAAGCCCGGCGTCGGCGAGCGCAAGTGGGAAGTGGATTCGCTGTGCTACCCGATCCGGCTGGCGCACGAATACTGGCGCGCCAGCGGCGACACCGCGCCGTTCGACGACGACTGGCGCGCGGCGATGCACGTGGTGGTCAGGACCTTCCGCGAGCAGCAGCGCCTGCACGACCGCGGCCCCTACAGCTTCCAGCGCCCCTCGCCGCTGGCCACCGAGACCCTGGTGCTGGAGGGCTACGGCCAGCCGACCCGGCCCAACGGCATGATCCACTCGATGTTCCGCCCGTCCGACGATGCCTGCGTGTATCCGCTGTTCGTGCCGGCCAACCTGTTCGCGGTGACCTCGCTGCGCCAGCTGGCGACGATGAGCCAGACACTGCACCGCGATGCCGCCTTCGCCGCCGAGTGCCGTGCGTTGGCCGACGAAGTCGAGACCGCCACGCGCCGGTTCGGGCAGATGCGCGATGCCGACGGGCAGGCGTTCTGGGCCTACGAGGTGGACGGCTACGGCAACCAGCTGTTCATCGACGACGCCAACGCGCCGGGCCTGCTGAGCCTGGCCTACCTGGGCTGCTGCGATCGCCGCGACCCGCTGTTCCTGCGCACCCGCCAGTTGGCCTGGAGCGCGCGCAACCCGTATTTCTACCAGGGCCGCGCCGCCACGGGCGTAGGCAGCCCGCACAGCGGCATGGGCACGATCTGGCCGATGTCGATCATGCAGTACGCGCTGGCCAGCGACGACGACGCGCAGATCCGCCAATGCCTGGCCTGGCTGAAGAACACCGACGCCGGCAGCGGCTTCATGCACGAAGCCTTCGACAAGGACGACCCGAACACCTTCACCCGCGACTGGTTCGCCTGGGCCAACACTTTGTTCGGCGAACTGATCATCGACCTGCACCAGCGCAAGCCGCATCTGCTGCGCGGCTGA
- a CDS encoding glycoside hydrolase family 3 C-terminal domain-containing protein, with the protein MGNTGRPARRREDIQVTESGGARRAADSARSRLKPLLQGISHGLCLLGLAAAPLAHADEADDRAAALVAKMTREEKIAQAMNDAPAIPRLGVPAYEWWSEGLHGIARNGYATVFPQAIGLAATWNTGLLEQVGTVTSTEARAKFNLAGGPGKDHPRYAGLTIWSPNINIFRDPRWGRGMETYGEDPYLTGQLAVGFIHGLQGDDPAHPRTIATPKHLAVHSGPEPGRHGFDVDVSPRDLEATYTPAFRAAIVDGRAGSVMCAYNSLHGTPACAADWLLDGRLRGDWGFKGFVVSDCDAVDDMTQFHYFRADNAGSAAAALKAGHDLNCGYAYRELGKAIDRGDADEALLDRSLVRLFAARYRLGELQPRHKDPYARLGAGDVDSAAHRALALQAAQQSIVLLQNRNATLPLRPGLRLAVIGPNADALAALEANYQGTSAAPVTPLLGLRARFGAAQVTYAQGAPLAAGVPGMIPETALRSDGQPGLRGEYFDNPDLAGTSRTQRQDRVVSFNWDHVAPAKGVDKDRYSVRWSGELLPPGPGDYTLAVRVARCFDCAGHDPIRLYIDDKLVVAGNAEDKHLPAGMHNADGRNVETVLHFDDARPRRIRLELEHRGQDQGLRLEWLAPPALQLAEAERAVAQADAVVAFVGLSPDVEGEELRIDVPGFDGGDRNDLALPAPQQALLERARAAGKPVIVVLMSGSAVALNWARQHADAIVAAWYPGQSGGTAIAQVLAGDVNPGGRLPVTFYRSTKDLPAYVSYDMKGRTYRYFKGEPLFAFGSGLSYTRFAYAAPQLSATTLQAGANLQVRTQVRNSGTRAGDEVVQVYLQYPPRPQSPLRSLVGFQRVTLQPGESRELTFELAPRQLSDVDRAGQRAVQPGDYRVFVGGGQPGTDAPGGEAAFSIQGTAPIPR; encoded by the coding sequence ATGGGGAACACCGGCCGGCCGGCGCGCCGGCGCGAGGACATCCAGGTCACCGAGAGCGGTGGCGCGCGGCGCGCGGCGGACAGCGCACGGTCGCGGCTGAAGCCGCTCCTACAGGGGATTTCGCACGGGCTGTGTCTGCTTGGGTTGGCCGCCGCCCCGCTCGCCCACGCCGACGAGGCCGACGACCGCGCCGCCGCGCTGGTGGCGAAGATGACACGCGAGGAAAAGATCGCGCAGGCGATGAACGACGCGCCGGCGATCCCGCGCCTGGGCGTGCCGGCCTACGAGTGGTGGAGCGAGGGCCTGCACGGCATCGCCCGCAACGGCTACGCCACCGTGTTCCCGCAGGCGATCGGCCTGGCCGCGACCTGGAACACCGGCCTGCTCGAGCAGGTCGGCACGGTGACCTCGACCGAGGCGCGCGCCAAGTTCAATCTCGCCGGCGGCCCCGGCAAGGACCACCCGCGCTACGCCGGGCTGACCATCTGGTCGCCGAACATCAACATCTTCCGCGACCCGCGCTGGGGCCGCGGCATGGAGACCTACGGCGAGGACCCCTACCTCACCGGGCAACTGGCGGTGGGCTTCATCCACGGCCTGCAGGGCGACGACCCGGCGCACCCGCGCACCATCGCCACGCCCAAGCACCTGGCCGTGCACAGCGGCCCGGAACCCGGCCGCCACGGCTTCGACGTGGACGTGTCGCCGCGCGACCTGGAAGCGACCTATACCCCCGCGTTCCGCGCGGCCATCGTCGACGGCCGCGCCGGTTCGGTGATGTGCGCTTACAACTCCTTGCATGGCACGCCGGCCTGCGCCGCCGACTGGCTGCTCGACGGCCGCCTGCGCGGCGACTGGGGCTTCAAAGGCTTCGTCGTCTCCGATTGCGACGCGGTCGACGACATGACCCAGTTCCACTACTTCCGCGCCGACAACGCCGGCTCGGCCGCCGCCGCGCTCAAGGCCGGCCACGACCTCAACTGCGGCTACGCCTACCGCGAACTGGGCAAGGCGATCGACCGCGGCGACGCCGACGAGGCCCTGCTCGATCGCTCGCTGGTGCGGCTGTTCGCGGCGCGCTACCGGCTTGGCGAACTGCAGCCGCGGCACAAGGACCCGTACGCGCGGCTGGGCGCAGGGGACGTGGACAGCGCCGCGCACCGCGCGCTGGCGCTACAGGCCGCGCAGCAATCGATCGTGCTGCTGCAGAACCGCAACGCCACGCTGCCGTTGCGGCCGGGCCTGCGGCTGGCGGTGATCGGCCCCAATGCCGACGCGCTGGCCGCGCTGGAAGCCAACTACCAGGGCACCTCGGCCGCGCCGGTGACGCCGCTGCTGGGCCTGCGCGCGCGCTTCGGCGCCGCGCAGGTGACCTATGCGCAAGGCGCACCGCTCGCCGCCGGCGTGCCCGGCATGATCCCCGAGACCGCCTTGCGCAGCGATGGCCAGCCCGGCCTGCGTGGCGAGTATTTCGACAACCCCGACCTGGCCGGCACCTCGCGCACCCAGCGCCAGGACCGCGTGGTCAGCTTCAACTGGGATCACGTGGCGCCGGCCAAGGGCGTGGACAAGGACCGCTACTCGGTGCGCTGGAGCGGCGAGCTGCTGCCGCCGGGACCGGGCGACTACACCCTGGCGGTGCGCGTGGCGCGCTGCTTCGATTGCGCCGGCCACGATCCGATACGGCTGTACATCGACGACAAGCTGGTCGTCGCCGGCAACGCCGAAGACAAGCACCTGCCGGCCGGCATGCACAACGCCGACGGCCGCAACGTCGAGACCGTCCTGCACTTCGACGACGCGCGCCCGCGCCGCATCCGCCTGGAACTGGAGCACCGCGGCCAGGACCAGGGCCTGCGCCTGGAATGGCTGGCGCCGCCGGCGCTGCAACTGGCCGAGGCCGAGCGCGCGGTCGCACAGGCCGACGCGGTGGTCGCCTTCGTCGGCCTGTCGCCGGACGTGGAAGGCGAGGAACTGCGCATCGACGTGCCCGGCTTCGACGGCGGCGACCGCAACGACCTCGCCCTGCCCGCGCCGCAGCAGGCGCTGCTGGAACGCGCCCGCGCCGCAGGCAAACCCGTGATCGTCGTGCTGATGAGCGGCAGCGCGGTGGCGCTGAACTGGGCCAGGCAGCATGCCGACGCGATCGTCGCGGCGTGGTATCCGGGGCAGTCGGGCGGCACCGCGATCGCGCAGGTGCTGGCCGGCGACGTCAACCCGGGCGGCCGCCTGCCGGTGACCTTCTACCGCTCCACCAAGGACCTGCCGGCCTACGTCAGCTACGACATGAAGGGCCGCACCTACCGCTACTTCAAGGGCGAACCGCTGTTCGCGTTCGGCAGCGGGCTGAGCTACACCCGCTTCGCCTACGCCGCGCCGCAGCTGTCGGCAACGACGCTGCAGGCGGGCGCGAACCTGCAGGTGCGCACGCAGGTGCGCAACAGCGGCACGCGCGCCGGCGACGAGGTGGTGCAGGTGTACCTGCAATATCCGCCACGCCCGCAGTCGCCGCTGCGCAGTCTGGTCGGCTTCCAGCGGGTGACGCTGCAGCCGGGCGAATCGCGCGAGCTGACGTTCGAGCTGGCGCCGCGGCAACTAAGCGATGTCGATCGCGCCGGCCAGCGTGCGGTGCAGCCCGGCGACTACCGCGTGTTCGTCGGCGGCGGCCAGCCCGGCACCGACGCCCCCGGCGGCGAGGCGGCGTTTTCGATCCAGGGCACGGCGCCCATTCCGCGGTGA
- a CDS encoding beta-mannosidase codes for MIQPHRRSRSAPRARFPARLGLLLALGLPLSGQAAAPATLSLQQGWQVRLAPGEAHAKAFPKAAQWLPAQVPGTVQTDLMAAGVVPDPFYRDNEARIQWAGLSDWQYQTRFKADAALLAREHVELVFDGLDTFAEVYLNGKKLLAADNMFRQWRVDAKPLLKRGDNVLDVRLYSPIKKIQPWLAKQPYALPGAYDSAFGDEPVARHSSTYVRKAPYTFGWDWGPRIVTAGIWQDVRVEAWDALRVEGLHIAQQRVDADAAQLLAQLDVQAGRSGEVQLELDVLGPDGQRVAQLSQKAVLDPGSNILTVPVRIAKPQRWFPTGYGKQDLYTFKARLRDAAGDSVDTQRVTGLRSVELRRDKDQWGKGLAIVVNGIPVFAKGANLIPFDSFPSRVDAARMRGILQSAREANMNMLRMWGGGHYQPDSFYEDADRLGIMIWQDFMFGGAIPPYDVAFRENTRAEAEAQVKRLGDHPSIVIWCGNNEVQTGWENWGDRVKFKQSIDPEERSRIERGMTTLFGTVLREAVSKYDSDTPYWATSPGTDFDGAADQPDDGDMHYWKVWGGPALPTTEYLNVTPRFMSEYGLQSFPEMRTIRAFAEPGDLQPESPVMRAHQKFDKGNGNQRLLLYIRRAFGEPKDFESFVYLSQLMQAEGIALAAEHLRASRPQSMGSLYWQLNDVWPGASWSSLDYFGRWKALHYHARRFYAPELIAALRNDKGQTEVTLVSDRTVPLAARWRMRVMDVSGKVLSKSEKPVTLAPLSSVRVGSFSDAQLLRRADPLRSFAVFELLDGARVLSRNLVFFDAAKHLHLPSPDIHSELRADGDGYALTLTSTSLAREVWLAFGDLDATLSDNAFDLLPGEPLTVHMRSAATLEQLRGALQVRELAGTLAGAPPEPAAAK; via the coding sequence ATGATCCAGCCGCATCGCCGTTCCCGTTCCGCGCCGCGCGCGCGCTTCCCCGCCCGGCTCGGGCTGCTGCTGGCGTTGGGCCTGCCGCTGTCGGGCCAGGCGGCGGCCCCGGCGACGCTGTCGCTGCAGCAGGGCTGGCAGGTGCGGCTGGCGCCGGGCGAAGCCCACGCCAAGGCCTTTCCGAAAGCGGCGCAGTGGCTGCCGGCGCAGGTGCCGGGCACGGTGCAGACCGACCTGATGGCGGCCGGGGTGGTGCCCGATCCGTTCTATCGCGACAACGAGGCCAGGATCCAGTGGGCCGGGCTCAGCGACTGGCAGTACCAGACGCGCTTCAAGGCCGATGCCGCGCTGCTCGCGCGCGAGCACGTGGAGCTGGTGTTCGACGGCCTGGACACCTTCGCCGAGGTCTATCTCAACGGCAAGAAGCTGCTCGCCGCCGACAACATGTTCCGGCAGTGGCGCGTCGACGCCAAGCCGCTGCTCAAGCGCGGCGACAACGTGCTGGACGTGCGGCTGTACTCGCCGATCAAGAAGATCCAGCCGTGGCTGGCCAAGCAGCCGTACGCGTTGCCCGGCGCCTACGACTCGGCGTTTGGCGACGAGCCGGTGGCGCGGCACAGCTCCACCTACGTGCGCAAGGCGCCGTACACCTTCGGCTGGGACTGGGGCCCGCGCATCGTCACCGCCGGCATCTGGCAGGACGTGCGCGTGGAAGCCTGGGACGCGCTGCGCGTGGAAGGCCTGCACATCGCCCAGCAACGCGTCGATGCCGACGCGGCGCAACTGCTGGCGCAACTGGACGTGCAGGCCGGCCGCAGCGGCGAGGTGCAGCTGGAGCTGGACGTGCTCGGCCCCGACGGCCAACGCGTGGCGCAGCTGAGCCAGAAAGCGGTGCTCGATCCAGGCAGCAACATCCTGACCGTGCCGGTGCGCATCGCCAAGCCGCAGCGCTGGTTCCCCACCGGCTACGGCAAGCAGGACCTGTACACGTTCAAGGCGCGCCTGCGCGACGCCGCCGGCGACAGCGTCGACACCCAGCGCGTCACCGGCCTGCGCAGCGTCGAGCTGCGCCGCGACAAGGACCAATGGGGCAAGGGCTTGGCGATCGTGGTCAACGGCATCCCGGTGTTCGCCAAGGGCGCCAACCTGATCCCGTTCGACAGCTTCCCCAGCCGGGTCGATGCGGCGCGCATGCGCGGCATCCTGCAATCGGCGCGCGAGGCCAACATGAACATGCTGCGCATGTGGGGCGGCGGCCACTACCAGCCGGACAGCTTCTACGAGGACGCCGACCGCCTGGGCATCATGATCTGGCAGGACTTCATGTTCGGCGGCGCGATCCCGCCCTACGACGTGGCGTTCCGCGAGAACACCCGCGCCGAGGCCGAAGCGCAGGTCAAGCGCCTGGGCGACCACCCCAGCATCGTGATCTGGTGCGGCAACAACGAAGTGCAGACCGGCTGGGAAAACTGGGGCGACCGGGTCAAGTTCAAGCAGTCGATCGATCCGGAAGAACGCAGCCGCATCGAGCGCGGCATGACCACGCTGTTCGGCACCGTGCTGCGCGAAGCGGTGAGCAAATACGATAGCGACACCCCATACTGGGCGACCTCGCCCGGCACCGATTTCGACGGCGCCGCCGACCAGCCCGACGACGGCGACATGCACTACTGGAAGGTATGGGGCGGCCCGGCGTTGCCGACCACCGAATACCTCAACGTGACCCCGCGCTTCATGTCCGAGTACGGCCTGCAGTCGTTCCCGGAAATGCGCACGATCCGCGCCTTCGCCGAGCCCGGCGACCTGCAGCCGGAATCGCCGGTGATGCGCGCGCACCAGAAGTTCGACAAGGGCAACGGCAACCAGCGCCTGCTGCTGTACATCCGCCGCGCATTCGGCGAGCCAAAGGACTTCGAGAGCTTCGTCTACCTGAGCCAGCTGATGCAGGCCGAAGGCATCGCCCTGGCCGCCGAGCACCTGCGCGCATCGCGGCCGCAGTCGATGGGTTCGCTGTACTGGCAGCTCAACGACGTGTGGCCGGGCGCCTCGTGGTCGAGCCTGGACTACTTCGGCCGCTGGAAGGCGCTGCACTACCACGCCAGGCGTTTCTATGCGCCGGAGCTGATCGCCGCGCTGCGCAACGACAAGGGCCAGACCGAGGTGACGCTGGTGTCCGACCGCACCGTGCCGCTGGCCGCGCGCTGGCGCATGCGGGTGATGGACGTGTCCGGCAAGGTGCTGAGCAAGAGCGAGAAGCCGGTGACCCTGGCGCCGCTGTCCAGCGTGCGCGTGGGCAGCTTCAGCGATGCGCAGCTGCTGCGCCGCGCCGACCCACTGCGCAGCTTCGCGGTGTTCGAACTGCTCGACGGTGCGCGCGTGCTGTCGCGCAACCTGGTGTTCTTCGATGCGGCCAAGCATCTGCACCTGCCCAGCCCCGACATCCACAGCGAACTGCGCGCCGACGGCGACGGCTACGCGCTGACCCTGACCAGCACCAGCCTGGCGCGCGAGGTGTGGCTGGCGTTCGGCGACCTGGACGCCACGTTGTCCGACAACGCCTTCGACCTGCTGCCGGGCGAGCCGCTGACCGTGCACATGCGCAGCGCCGCGACGCTGGAGCAGCTGCGCGGCGCCTTGCAGGTGCGCGAGCTGGCCGGCACGCTGGCCGGCGCGCCGCCCGAGCCGGCCGCGGCGAAGTGA